A region from the Vicia villosa cultivar HV-30 ecotype Madison, WI linkage group LG3, Vvil1.0, whole genome shotgun sequence genome encodes:
- the LOC131656570 gene encoding aspartyl protease family protein At5g10770-like: MSHFFLVCLVLFFTLEKNFAIETTWKESHHHHVQTSSLLPSSSCSSSTKGPKRKSTLDVVHKHGPCSHLNKNGKANYVQTHSDILKHDKERINYIHSKLLSSSSNNNNKVEIELDSSSSSANLPAKSGDLIGSGNYYVVLGLGTPKKDLSLIFDTGSDLTWTQCQPCAGSCYKQVDEIFDPSKSTSYSNITCTSPDCSQHVSATGTNPSCSTPTESCIYEVKYGDGSFSIGYLSRERLTVTPTDTIDSFLFGCGQDNEGLFNGGAGLLGLGRDPISFIQQTSQKYHNTFSYCLPSTSSEIGHLTFGAATDNEDVKYTPLSTISRSSSFYGLDIEGISVGGTKLPIASSVFTTSGAIIDSGTVITHLPPTVYVSLRDSFRKGMANYPPPSAIGDFDTCYDLFSGTNKTVIIPEISFFFAGGVTVELPILGIIYVEQKQFCLAFAANDHDSDITIFGNVQQKTLEVVYDIGGGRIGFGSNGCK; this comes from the exons ATGTCTCATTTCTTCTTAGTCTGTCTTGTTCTCTTTTTCACTTTGGAGAAGAACTTTGCCATTGAAACAACATGGAAGGAGAGTCACCATCATCATGTTCAAACCAGCTCTCTCTTACCATCATCTTCTTGCAGTTCTTCAACCAAAG GTCCCAAAAGAAAATCAACATTAGAtgtggtacacaaacatggtccATGTTCCCAtctaaacaaaaatggaaaagcaAATTATGTTCAAACACACAGTGATATTCTAAAGCATGACAAGGAAAGGATAAACTATATTCACTCAAAGTTATTATCATCATCTTCCAATAACAATAATAAGGTGGAAATAGAATTGGATTCTTCTTCTTCTAGTGCTAATTTACCTGCAAAATCTGGTGACCTTATTGGATCAGGAAACTACTATGTTGTTCTTGGACTTGGTACTCCTAAAAAGgatttatcacttatttttgacACTGGTAGTGACCTCACTTGGACTCAATGCCAACCTTGTGCTGGTTCTTGTTACAAACAagttgatgaaatatttgatccaTCAAAGTCTACTTCTTATTCCAATATCACATGTACTTCTCCAGATTGCTCTCAACATGTTTCAGCCACAG GAACCAATCCCAGTTGTTCTACGCCAACAGAATCATGCATATATGAGGTCAAATATGGTGACGGATCCTTCTCTATCGGATACTTAAGCCGCGAACGGCTCACCGTTACGCCAACAGACACCATCGACAGTTTCTTATTCGGTTGCGGTCAAGACAACGAAGGCCTATTTAACGGCGGTGCCGGTCTCTTAGGGCTTGGTCGTGACCCAATCTCCTTTATCCAACAAACCTCTCAAAAATATCATAATACCTTCTCTTATTGTCTCCCATCTACTTCTAGCGAGATAGGCCACCTCACATTCGGCGCTGCCACGGATAACGAAGATGTAAAGTACACTCCTTTGTCCACAATCTCCCGTAGCAGTTCTTTCTACGGCCTCGACATTGAGGGAATCAGCGTCGGTGGAACTAAACTTCCAATTGCATCATCTGTTTTCACAACCAGTGGCGCCATTATTGATTCAGGAACTGTCATTACACACTTGCCACCTACCGTCTATGTCAGTCTCCGTGATTCCTTTCGGAAAGGCATGGCTAATTATCCACCTCCTTCTGCTATTGGAGATTTTGATACATGCTATGATCTTTTTAGTGGGACTAATAAGACTGTGATTATTCCGGAGATTAGTTTTTTCTTCGCTGGTGGTGTCACGGTGGAGCTTCCCATATTGGGGATAATTTACGTGGAACAGAAGCAATTTTGTTTGGCGTTTGCAGCAAATGATCATGATAGTGATATTACTATCTTTGGGAATGTACAACAAAAAACACTAGAGGTTGTTTATGATATCGGTGGTGGTAGGATTGGGTTTGGTTCAAATGGTTGCAAGTGA